The following coding sequences are from one Maridesulfovibrio bastinii DSM 16055 window:
- the tnpA gene encoding IS200/IS605 family transposase has protein sequence MRDTESLAHTKWNCKYHIVFAPKYRRQVFYYETKRAIGEILRKLCEWKGVEIVEAECCPDH, from the coding sequence TTGCGAGACACTGAAAGTTTAGCCCATACAAAATGGAACTGTAAATATCATATAGTCTTTGCTCCAAAATATCGTCGCCAAGTTTTCTACTATGAAACTAAAAGAGCAATAGGTGAAATTTTACGAAAGCTCTGTGAGTGGAAAGGCGTTGAGATAGTTGAGGCAGAATGTTGCCCTGATCATA